The nucleotide sequence AAAAACAATAAAGTTGCGCCATATGCTTTTAGCTCGAAAAAGAGTTGTCGTCCATcgcattttcattttgtattttgtgGCATTTTTCTCAATGAAATGCCAgctttctctctctctttcaTTTTTCAGCTGAACTGCAATTTTGTGTCTACATAAATTTTATGCACTTGGGTGGGTGGGAAAATGCAGGGCAAAGGACAAACGACAAACGACAGGTGAGGGAGTGGGAAATTGTTGGAGGCTTTTGAAGAGCACAGCCGAGCAATTTGTTTTTGGTCTTTCTcatgttgttttttttgtcCCCCCCCcaattgttattgttgtttctGGCAACGGATTGGGTAAATTGCATTGCAATTTTCGGCCCTGGGGAAAACACTCAGACGACCAGAGTTCTGTGGATTGAGTTATTTTCAGATTGCAGTTTGTCATCGGATAGCCGGTGCGGATTAGAAAGTACTTTGTCCTGACAAGCTGCTTTGAGCGGGGGAGTCGTTAAAGGACAGTTTGGGAATAGATTGGTGATTTCAGGTGCTGCATAAAATATTATGTCAAAGGAtgcaatttatgggcttttaggTGAGGTGGTTTCTAACACTCAAATTAAAGGTTCCATTTCTCTTAATTCAATATTTTGATGAaatctttttatttatatttattattattaattatttggattgaaaataataaaatctgCCAGTATGTTCCAAAAAATTCTTCTTAATAAGCACCTACTTATCTTAATAGTTTCCTACGCACTAGAATCTTGAGCCCTATTTTAGGTACAACCCAAGTAACGtctaatattttttagaaatggGCTTATCATAACAAAAAGCACCCATGTACAATTATTtttgataattttttatatgtCTTAAAGTAGTCATATAACATTTTAAGTACTCATATACGTTGCTTATCCAACAAACTAGTTTCTTATTAGTTCCATGGTGTGTTGCGTCTTGAACAAAGTCCTTAAATATATCAAGTCACCTTAAGTGCTTAATTTAATGTGTACGCCATCAGTTTGAGGGGAGGCCATAAAAAGTTGGATGATGGCTCGTGACCAAGCACCTTCCCTGCTGTTTATTTGACGCAATTAAAATGCGTTGGATGGGGTGAGAACGGTAGGGGTTTCCATATGAAGAGTGGGGACGTTAAGTGCGCCTAATCGAATTACATGTCGCGGTGACGACTGCTGATGTCATCGCCATCATCATTTTCGGGTTTCGGTTTTTCCCACACAACTTTCAGCAAATCCTTGCTTATTCGTGACCCCTCTCTCACCATCAAAAAGGGCTTCTTTAGCATTCCATTTTTCTGGGTCAGTAGCCATAAAATTGACAGACGTCTTTCACACGGCAAAAAATCCTGCAGACGACGTCGCTTCGTAAAGTTCAACAACCGATGGAGGAAAACCACACAGCCACACACGTGCAGGGGAAACCCCACCCGAAAATACCACCCCCACCGCCCCGGCCCACAAAGCTTGCTTTTCAACATCTTCATTGAATTATTTCGCAAtctattttaataaatttcatATCCTTTGGCATTATTTCCCATTTCCTGGGACAAAAATCAATAACGCACATAACGCAGTCACGATTTGTTTTtgcccacacacacatgcgTTCCATTTGGCacataaaaaaagaaatatggTCCCAATTTAAGACTGAAAATTGTCCCAAGCAGCGaccaatttttttatttcgggaTTTTTCTTACCGTCCAAACTCTCCTCTTTTTTGGGATTTTGTGCAGGGCGCAGGCGCCCTGGAAAATGAGCTTATATCCGAATGGAAGAAAGGCAGGACGTGCAGGGGATGTCCACACAAAAGGTACAGCAATTTGCTAAGGGCATTATCAAAACATATTCATATTTAAGCGAGTTATTTATGTTGTTTTACTTAGTTACAACCGTTTGTCGTTGAGCTGCCATCCATATACCATTGCTAGCCTGAAGGGCTCTCTTAGTTTCAACACCATATTTTTCTTATAGAACTAAGTTTTTTTGTTAACCATATAATCTTTCTAGAATGATTTCGTTTTGtatatcaataaaaaaatacctTAGGAGTATATATTGGaacataaaaataagaatttagaataattttaaattatcaaaaaataatagatataattatttattttataatttaattattataggGTTTCGTTTTGGCCTTTGGGGATCATACACACAAACCACCCGGCTCAAGAATGttcaatatttttgaattattGCGCCATGTGTTCTTCCTCTACCATGAACATGAGTCGTACTTTTCCCGATCTGGTAACAACCACATCTTTTTTCTCTTTGACCCCCAATCTGCATAGCAACATCCTTTCACCCATTCACCTCTCTCTTCTTCTTTCCCTTTCACCTTTCTCTGCACTGCTTGGACTATTTAAATACGAATTCTACACCAAGGACCTTTTTACATACCAAAACCTACCGCTGCAGGGCGCCACCATTGCCAATGCTTGGTAGCCGCTAGATGTCGCTACAAATAAAATCGTGTAGTTACACTCAGAAAAGGACTATTGAACAagagaattttttttaattcagtaGTTTATGCATACgtattataaatatacttgaatataatttttcacgaataaataGAAAAGCACGACCTCCTCCTTGCCAATTTGAAATTTTGTTGTAATGCACTCGGAAGTCTCGCTATAATGATGGAAAGTCTTCCTGAGGAAGGATTCAAATCAATAAAATTCCATTACAGCTGCAAAAACATACCATGTATAAAAACTCGTTTATCAGCTATTGTAGGGAATTGTTCTTAGCGTATCCGGAACCTTAGAGCCAGCCGGCAGGATGGTAGCTGTATGGTCAGATCTATGAAGTACATAGCTTCTATGCTAATCTGACCACCTCTAATCCAGGCGaagtttactttttttttttgtcatcCTTCTCAACTGTCGGATACAGGTCGCAATCAATTAAATATATGAGTCTTTAAATGGAAGTAAGAGAGCATCGTCCTATGATTTTGAATATAATCTGCTTCGtcttatgactttttataacATTGCTGCCAATCCCAAAGCTACACCAGTGACAAGTGCATGTGCTGCAACTTCTTTACCGCTCATACCGTCATCACCTTTCTTTTCACCGCCCCCCGAATCTGGAATGCatggaaaattttcattttcattagTTGGGATTGTCGATGATGATCGTGAAAATTTTCAACGCATCCCAGACCATACAAATTGGCAAGGTGACAAAAAAGGATAAACGATATAGCGGCAGAATCGAATATAAATAATAGAATACTAAGGCCTAACTTAAATGGGCGTAAAAGAAAATTCTGGGAAGCgttaaaaattttacattaaaaaaaagtaaggATCATAAAATATGTCTAGAATATGAACAATGGAATATAAAAGGAATAGCAACATAGATTAATTCAATTTAACTGCGTTGTTTAGATaactaataaaatatatatatatctttttttattgaatattttttgtaaaatgtatcACTTACATGATGGGCCATTGACATCGCCTTGTCTGGCCAAGATCGCCCCGGGTGGCATTTCATAGTCACTACGGCCACCCCACTGTAGAAaatgataaataaattataaatattaaatagaGAGTAACCGACAACGACGATAGGTAGGACACTGACCTTGCGGCTCTTTGGTTTATACCAAGGTCCTTGGCGCGATTCAAAAAACTCGTAATGCGCCGAGTCCTTGGTAAACCAGACATCATCCTTGGTCAGACCCAGCCTGATCATGGCACCAACTTTGAGGAACAAACCAACTACACTTATGACCAAAATGGGAAGTACCTGTGGGATGGATTAGCTTTGTTTGAGATTGACATAAAAGTCGAGGAAAGATAACTATTTTGTTTATAAGagttatataaataaaacgaTGCTACTTAAGTAGCTTTAAAGTggggtaaattttttattttcttgttcacaatgtttttaattttagaaagaCAATTTCTGTGAAATTAATACGACATTGTTTTAGCTTTCGATGTCACTGCTTCTTTCTACTTCCCCTGTGAAATGTTAAGTTGAAATTGGATTgtaaaatcaaatatattatCAATACCCAGTATCCTGCAACGAAAACATTCGATTCCATCTCATTGAACTACTTCGCTTTTGTGGCTTCCTACCCATATTTTCTATAAACAGGTTTGCACTGGTGTTCAATTTCCTTAGGGCCAGCCATGGTGTTGCAATTGCTATCCATATAGATTGGAGGCCTCGGGCCGAGCTTAGACGATCCGAACCCTCGAATCCATACCAAGCAATCGCGGAAGTCCGGCCAATGTGATGTGTAATTTTACCACAGATTTGACCTCCAATCCATAttcacattattttttttcttatccTGTTCCTTTTCAAATGTGGAAGACAGGACATGGTCATTTGAGCACCTCATCATAAGATTCCTTTAATCCTCCTTTCAACATTCCCAGCACTTTAAGCGGAAGAAGCCGACGCGGATGCACTCACGGCAGCAGGACCTGCCATTTTCCCATGGGGTTGCTTTCGCTCCTTGTCAACTGGAAGGCAAACACATTTTAGATTACCCAAAGAAGCCgtctaatatttattttgtaaagaTTGTATAAGACTAGCAATATAACTTACATGATGGTCCTGCTATGTCCCCTTGATAAGCTTGAACTAAACCAGGTGGAACTTCGCATTTTTGATTATACCTTAAAAACTGTGGGAAGGTATTCTTATAATTCTCTCTGGGCCGCACTAGCATCTAGACTCACCTTTAGATATTTCACGGGGTAGAAGTTACTATTTCGGGTCTCGAGATTTTCACAAGCAGCCGAATTCGCAGTGTAGGCAACATCATGCCTGGTAAGACCAATCTTTAACCAGGATATCACTTCGGCGACAAATGCCACGACCGTAATTGCTATAATAGGTAATGCCTAAGGGATAGAACCCAAATAATAGTCATGCATAGGATTTCAAAGATTAAAATATCCTTGCAGACAACTATATTGAGCCGTATCCGCAAAAAACGTAAGCAAACGTTCCGGGAATCGTTATTGGAATCGCCAAAGAATATTTTGGAATTCGAGCCCTAACCGCAATAATTTaaagttctttaaaaatgAAAGAATTATTTCAATTGtattaattatttgtttaatgTATAAAAACCAATAAATACAATACATTACTTATTATATTTTCGCGGTTAGGGCTTGATATAGTAGTCTGAGAAAAACAAGGTGCTAATTGTTTATTATCAGAAGTCAATCCATAAGATTTCAGGTCTATAGCATCACGAAGTGACAAATAATGCAATAATAGCCTAAATAGCTCCATATTCATATCATAAATCAttcaaaattgtttttaactCAGCATTTCTCAAGTGGAAAATGTCGCTCTCAACATCACTCTGCACTCTTTTATTTAATGTCGCCTTTCTTATTCGCACTCCGACGCTATCTCTGTTCGAATCTATTTATGGGTGTAggcaaaaacattttaaagggTCGATGTGTTTGATAATATATTGGATTTTTCAAACCACGCGCCCAAACTACATTGTTGTTAGTAAAAGCTGTTACTTAACATAGTAAACGTCGAAACTTAACAGAGGTAGCAAAAAAATACTGTTCAGCTGTCAAGTCAGCTGTCATTTGGTATTTTTCGGTTCCCTGCGCACGCTGCTTCCGAAATCCTGACAACCGACGCCGGCAGAGGCAGAGGGTAGGCAGAGATAAAGCAGCGGACGCAGCAACATTCGAACTTCGATTTTCAAACTGCGCAGTCGCAACCGCAAACCATAAAAGAAAAAGAACTCGAAACAGAATATTAACAGGATAAATTCAGTGTCGTGCAGCTAGAACATTTCCGAAATCGTTTTGGGCACTTATTTATGGCTTTGGCCCTTTACATTAATTCGCGAGCTTGTtgagcaacaacaaaaaaataaaacgcaATTCATTGCCATTGGCAACAACAAAGTAGAGCCGAAAAAAAGGGAAGCGTAGTCAAAGCAAGTGgcgaaaaccgaaaaaaatcAGAAGGAAACAAGTctatacttttttttgggaaacCATACAAGTGGCGAAATTCAAGATTTTCTGGGAAATATAATCAAGTGGCTATAGAAAACCAAAGAAAAAATCATACCAAAGGAAAACAGCTATAAAAAAAACGGGAAACCTCATTTTTCTTTTGACCAACTGTCAGTCAAACGGCCTTCAAAATTCAGATAAAGCAGGAAATGCACGCGCTTCAGGAGGGCGCCACCATGCTGCACCAGCCGCCGCCACCCACTTCTGGGGAGGATCACCTGCTCACCGCTGACAGTTTCTTTTACGCACGCAGCAATCCCATGGAGAACGCGGCCGCAGCCGCTGCCGCCGCAGCAGCGGGCTTGATTGATCCACATCACAACCGGGATTTGCACCAGGCCCTGGTGGCTTCGATAGCCAACAATGGTGTGGCCGCCATTGGCGGTGGCTTGACCACAGCGGCGGTCTTGAAGAGTGccgcccagcagcagcagcaagcACAGCAACAACAGGCTGTGGTGCAACAGACCCAGAACTCGGTGGTCGTGTCCTCTGGACAGGATCAGCCCAAACAGGAGCAGGCCCAACAGGCAGCATTGGCCCTGCTCAAGGAGAATGTGAACGCCTCGGCTGGGGCAGGACAAAACAATGGTCAGGCCGCCATGGGGGGCAGCAACAAGAGCGGCTCCTCCGGCAGATCTACACCCAGTTTGAGCGGAGGCAGTGGCTCCGATCCCGCACCGGGCAAACTCTTTGTCGGCGGACTCAGCTGGCAGACATCCTCGGACAAACTCAAGGAATACTTCAACATGTTTGGCACCGTCACCGATGTACTCATCATGAAGGATCCCGTCACCCAGGTAAGCCGAAATATCCTCTATTTTCATCTATTATATGTCGTCTACTATTTTTATATGATGATGTACCTTCATAATCCCCCTGCCTTTCGGGTTTACAGCTACCATTTTGTGATTTACCTTTTGCACAGCTGCAAAACTGCAGGTTTTGTCGCCCTCTTTGCATTTTCCTTTTCTACCAGCCTTCCAGCCGAGGTTTAGAATTACAGTTCTTTCGGCGTTACGtgccaaaaacaaaagaatCAAAGTAAGAAAcagaaggaggaggaggagggaGAGGAAGAGAATGAAAGGACCACCGAacccaaatttaatttaatcagGTTTTATATGTAGATCAGCTTGTCGGGGTTGATCCACTCGGAACTGTTTATAGGGACACGAACTTAAGAACCAATTTCCTTGTCATAATTTGTATGCAGGGTGTATCAATTTTCTTATGAACATGCTGGCCACCATTTCCTGAGAAGTTTGGGGCGTAAGATTTCGGTTAAAGTAGCGAGAAATTTGatagaataaatattttattataggATCTTAAATCTTATACAATAAATTACTTTTCTAGACCAGGTTCCACTTGGACATATTAGTAGTTTTGATCAAAAGCCAAGAAATGCACTTCGAAATTACCTTTCGGATTATCTTGTTTCTAAGAAACGTCAAAGGTGTGCTGACAAATGATTTAGACATTATCGATATCTAGCCATAGGAGTTTTCCCTCGAAAAAGTAGAGTTATGGCAGCGGAAATTGACTTTTTGGAAATGCTTAATGCCTTGAGCAATTTGTCCGCTTGATAAGCGGACATTATCCACACATCCTACATGCATTTAGTCGGCGGTACCTATACACATATATTTCCATTCGATTATATACAATGTGGCTCCCCAACGAAAAAGAGCGCGCGCGCTGCTTTCGGGCCATAAAACAGCAGCTGCCGCATTGTTCCTGTTCGAGTCCTGTTCCTACGGCGCAGCTGTTCCAGCGACCTCCGCAACTAGGGTTTCTGGGGTTCGGGTTCGGTGTTTAAGGATTCGGCGGCACAGGACAAATTCTATACGTACACCTGGGGTTGTTTCCGAGCCAATTGCGCAATTACGGAATGAGTCGGACGGCCACGACTGCATGATAGGGCAGTTATATTCGCCGCGATCGACTAACGGGGTTGTGTCCTGTCCCCTCAACAGTAGAACCCGAAagatatacacacacacacactaaaAACACACCTTTTGTTCCATTCCCCCTCtttgaaaagaaaaaaaaagaagaagagagtatacaaaaaacaagaaacAAACAAAGCGAGAAGAAAACTGGTTTACCAACTGTCTTTGCTTATGAAGACGATCCTTGCGATGATCGGGGGAATACTGTAGTCCATAAGCACCTAAGATCAGTCAGTTAAATAGCTAGTCATATGATGTAGTAAACCAAATGTATGAACTACTAAACATaacataattttaataaacatAAAACCACAATCAAAAGTGAGGAATCTCGAGTCAAGGACAAGGCCGGAAGCCAATAAAGGAACCAAAGCAGCCTGAATACCTGGGGCCCAGGTAACCATAGCCATAACCAGGATGCCAAACCACAGGATGACGAACCAGCGTCGGCTTAGGTACattattcaaaaaaaaaaaaagaacccACAAAAAGCAATCGCCAAGTACTTTAACTACTGTATAAAAAAGAGAACGTTTAGCGTACTTGAATTACTCAATACTGGCGCATCGTAACTCTCGTATATCGTATAACTCTGAGCAATAATAATAACTGCATAATTGTAATCGTATCTCTAATTGAATGTACTCGTTCTTGTACTCTCCTAATCGTACTCGTACTCCGTATTGTGTACTTGGTTTATTTTAGCGTTTCTCAcccaataaaaacaaaaaagtattcaacaaaaatacaaatccACGCATTGATTTTAAGCAAGCCTCCAAAAGCAAATCAAACTAACGAGTTTATCTTTCATATCTTACACCGTTGTTAAATCTAGAACTCAATTGAGAACATAGTTGAAAGAGGCGTGCTTTACCCCAATAATATACTATCCAATGCCCATGTTCCCATTTTAGTGTAAGATGGAATCGAAAATCGTCCTGGCAACTGTTGACTTGATTGTGTAACATAAATAAGAACCTTAGTTTAGCATAATTTACCCAATATTACAACTTATTACCATATTACAAGACCCCGTAAAAGTTAGACCTTATAAATAACCATTATCCGCCATTTTGTTTGTATGTGTTTAGTTAatgctttttaatttactttgGCAAATCGAATCATTAAAATTAACAATGTATTTTAAGTTGCGTATTTCGAATACTTAtcgaaaaatacattttttgtgTTCTGTTATGTCGctgattttttgtttttgacaaTCCGCCGTTTGTAACCGCATTAATTGGAAGAAATCCATTATGCTTAGTAAATAGAACACCCAAAATTCGGCATAAATTCATAAATCAATACTTATAGGATATGTTCTAGGTCCTGTAAATGTATGTAGCTAGTTGTGTTACCCCACGAAAATCCCCACCCATAAATAAAGCTCgtctttaaaaatggaatttACCCGAGGGTTAAATAATACACtagaaattatatatttttctctttAGGTAGGTAGTCTTATAGTTTCTCTCTATTTCTCTCTGGAATTATgtacaataaaatgtatttgagCCATTTGACTCTACTTTGCCCTAGGCTTAAGAAAAAATTGTATCCCCCCATTACTGTAATATATGTAACCGGTACGAGAATAATTAATTAGACTAAGCAACAAATATCACACATTCAATACTCATTCTTTGTAAAAACTATTAAGTAATTATTAAGCAAAACTAACCAAAGAATACGAATTGTATGGCAAAACGGGTTTAAACATTAATTGCAAGAAAAACaagcaacaaaaaaaagaggacTTTAGATTATAATTAGAAAGCATATCTAGAGCATTCCCACTTTATCTAATAAACCTATCTTGAAGACACAGTGCGTTTTAGAACTATAAAGTAATTATTGCAATATAATACAGTAAATTTCAcgaaataaattttataaaattcttTTCAATGTACATTTGAAACTAGCTATTGAATTTATAGCTCTGAGCCGCACTATTTCCACTTTTCTATATATCAAAGCCTTACTATCACATACACCATATGTAATTGCCACATACATTTGTATCCTTGAGTTGAGTTCGCAATCACGGCTGAGTGAACGAATGTTTTTGGTATCCTCCAGTTTTCGTGTATATATCTATGCCTCCTGTACCTACATTTATATCTGGGATCTAGAGGGGTGCCGCATCAGTATGGTGAACACGTTGAATGCATATATTTCGTAATGTTTCTATGATATATGTATGTTCCAGTTTAGCAAATGACCATATATCGATCGATCTACTTGCGTATAAATATTGGTATTCTGTTAACAAAGCAAAAGTATCCTTAGAagaattttagtttttagttgaaacattttttgtgttctttggatttaaattaaaacttGTTTGTGTTTACTccacaaaataataaaaaaaaacattgaaaaAACAATGCAAATTTGATGAGCAAAAGCGTAAAAAGGCCACGCCCAATTCAGTCGATAAAGCCATCTACATACATGCATTTAAACTGTATCCGTATCTGTGTTTACATATatctttaaatataatttttatatacTTGTGGAAGATCGAGTTCCGATCGACTTGATTGATTCTTACTTTGTTGGACTTTTGCTAACGTTCCGTAGGACATTTTACGATTATTAATCCTAGTTATATAACTACAACTACATTTGCAACTTAGACTTAGTCGCCTCTAACCGAAGCTCTGTTTTTTGCACTTGATTCCCCGCAAAAACTAATGTATCCGTGtctatttgtttttcttcCCCACCCACACACAAATCTATACTGAACAACTACAGCGCAGTCGCGGCTTTGGTTTCATCACATTCCAAGAACCCTGCACCGTGGAAAAGGTCCTCAAGGTGCCCATTCACACACTCGATGGCAAGAAGATCGACCCCAAACATGCCACCCCAAAGAACCGACCCCGACAGGCCAACAAGACCAAGAAGATCTTCGTGGGCGGCGTCTCGCAGGACACCTCCGCCGAGGAGGTCAAGGCCTACTTCAGCCAGTTCGGCCCTGTCGAGGAGACGGTCATGCTGATGGACCAGCAGACAAAGCGCCACCGTGGCTTCGGATTCGTCACCTTCGAGAACGAGGATGTGGTTGATCGTGTCTGCGAAATCCACTTCCACACCATCAAGAACAAGAAGGTCGAGTGCAAGAAGGCCCAGCCTAAGGAGGCGGTCACCCCGGCTGCCCAGCTCCTCCAGAAGCGCATAATGCTAGGCACCCTGGGCGTACAGTTGCCCACAGCTCCAGGTCAGCTAATTGGAGGCCGCGGCGCTGGCGTGGCCACCATGAACCCTCTGGCCATGCTCCAGAATCCCACACAGCTGCTGCAATCCCCGGCAGCAGCCGCCGCCGCCCAGCAGGCCGCCCTCATATCACAGAATCCGTTTCAAGTACAAAATGCCGCCGCAGCAGCCTCGATGGCCAATCAAGCGGGCTTCGGCAAGCTGTTGACCACATATCCGCAGACCGCGCTGCACAGCGTCAGGTTAGTTAaatttctatgtatttaagaaCGTTACTAATAGAGTGTTATCTCCCTTAGGTATGCACCCTACTCGATCCCCGCCAGCGCCGCCACTGCCAACGCTGCCCTGATGCAGGCCCATCAGGCGCAGAGCGTGGCCGCCGCTGCCCATcatcaccagcagcagcaacagcagcagcaccaccaccagcagcagacCCACAACGCCCATGTGGCCGccgcccagcagcagcaacagagcCACCAGCACGCCGTCTCCAACTCCGCTTCGCAGGCGCACTCGGCGGCAGCGGCTGCCGCTCTGGCGGCCAATGCCGCGAATGGAGCCGGTGCCGCTGGAGCCCACAGCTTGGCCGCTGCCGCCCAACAGGCGGGTTTGATGGCCGGCAATCCCCTGAATgccgctgctgccgccgccgccgctgctgccAATCCGGCGGCTGCCTACCAAAACTACGCCCTGGCCAACGTGGATATGTCCAGCTTCCAGGGCGTCGATTGGAGCACCATGTACGGCATGGGCATGTACGTCTAAGACGCGGGTTTTGTTTGGTAATTTGAATGAAACACTCACCATACACCATACTCCACCACCCCATACACTCATTCACTCCCATGTGAAACACCACCACCCCTAGTTGTAGTTCCATACGAAATCCACATGGCCCCCATCCATAAATATTCATAGAACCACACAGAAACACTCTCTCATACGAAGTTGGTTTTCCTTTGAGTTTGGCTTAGTTAGTAGTCCGCAACACGGAAGGCAAATTAAGTATTATATTTAAGGAGCCCTCGGGCGAGTTCAATAAATACTaactaatatatatatatacatataaaaaaaatcataagcAATATAagcaacaaacaaacaacaacaaaaaaggaagcaaagcaaagcgaaatcgaggaaaaacaaaattcaaaaccaAAAAGCAAAAATTACGAAGCGATAGAGAAGCAAAAGAAGGAAAACACATTAAAAACCACCGATTGTGATTGCGTTTAAATGTAGCCgttaatatataatttttagtgCATAAAAAAACCATTAAACCTAAtcctaaattaaaataaacaaataaaaaaactaaaagtaaatatatatataaatacatatttatgAAAAGCAAGAGCAAGGAATGAATCTTATAAGTTGACTCACGCTCGTTTAACCAAGAATGGCGCtcattatttaaaaattaaagaaatctttattattttggaGCCGTAAACTCAACTGAAATCAATGAGAAACTACTCCTGCAAGGGCAGTATTAAGTAATCGAATGAAACTGCAAAAGAAAACATTTTGCTCAAGACAAAGAGTTATTAATTAATGTTTAAACCAAGCTAACCAACTAAAGCGATGAAACCCAAAATGAAACTATTATTTTAGAGGTTTAGTTGAGTTCGAATTTAATTCACCCAGCATAGATTACAACAACAGAGTTAACCAATCACCAACGAACATCACCAACTCACGTACACAAACACTCGAAAACCCCATCCCCCTATATCTTCTATCTCCCTAACTCTGTTCTTTGTACTTAATAATATAACTTAAAACAATACAAATACCACAACGAACAAACCAAATTTCTGTTGTGTTTTGTGTGTGCGAATCTTATTTGATTTAGTTTTAGAACTAGTTTAGTCTCCACTCAATCTCAACCATTTGTAGCAAGTAACTCAATAACATTTGTTGAATATTTTGGCATTTGcatattactattattataaTTTCGACCGACAGAAAGTTCTCTGGACTAGAGCGgccttttttatattttataagacATTTAAGTGAGAACGACTCC is from Drosophila suzukii chromosome 3, CBGP_Dsuzu_IsoJpt1.0, whole genome shotgun sequence and encodes:
- the msi gene encoding uncharacterized protein msi isoform X2 is translated as MLFENPAVAAKLPFPYNVPPPLQAAAAAAAAVPNLRFQTPIKAFACLTAATSNPMENAAAAAAAAAAGLIDPHHNRDLHQALVASIANNGVAAIGGGLTTAAVLKSAAQQQQQAQQQQAVVQQTQNSVVVSSGQDQPKQEQAQQAALALLKENVNASAGAGQNNGQAAMGGSNKSGSSGRSTPSLSGGSGSDPAPGKLFVGGLSWQTSSDKLKEYFNMFGTVTDVLIMKDPVTQRSRGFGFITFQEPCTVEKVLKVPIHTLDGKKIDPKHATPKNRPRQANKTKKIFVGGVSQDTSAEEVKAYFSQFGPVEETVMLMDQQTKRHRGFGFVTFENEDVVDRVCEIHFHTIKNKKVECKKAQPKEAVTPAAQLLQKRIMLGTLGVQLPTAPGQLIGGRGAGVATMNPLAMLQNPTQLLQSPAAAAAAQQAALISQNPFQVQNAAAAASMANQAGFGKLLTTYPQTALHSVRYAPYSIPASAATANAALMQAHQAQSVAAAAHHHQQQQQQQHHHQQQTHNAHVAAAQQQQQSHQHAVSNSASQAHSAAAAAALAANAANGAGAAGAHSLAAAAQQAGLMAGNPLNAAAAAAAAAANPAAAYQNYALANVDMSSFQGVDWSTMYGMGMYV